One window of the Parasphingopyxis algicola genome contains the following:
- the glyA gene encoding serine hydroxymethyltransferase, with product MSTNPANLNDVQPNGFFSDRVEATDPDVGKALKAELTRQQKQIELIASENIVSKAVLEAQGSVLTNKYAEGYPGRRYYQGCAPSDSVETLAIERAKELFGCGFANVQPHSGAQANGAVMLALTKPGDTILGMSLDAGGHLTHGAKPAQSGKWFNAIQYGVREDDHLIDYDEVEALAKEHQPKLIIAGGSAYPRIIDFARFREIADMVGAYLMVDMAHFAGLVAAGVHPTPFGHAHVVTTTTHKTLRGPRGGMVLTDDEAIAKKINSAVFPGLQGGPLMHVIAAKAVAFGEALRPEFKGYAAAVVENAKVLASRLKERGADVVSGGTDTHLALIDLRPLGVTGRDADEALERAGITCNKNGVPFDPLPPAKTSGIRVGSPAGTTRGFGPAEFREIGDMVADVLEALREKGEDGDPAVEAEVRQRVETLCDRFPIYPEL from the coding sequence ATGAGCACCAATCCCGCCAACCTCAACGATGTCCAGCCGAACGGTTTCTTTTCCGACCGCGTGGAAGCCACCGATCCCGATGTCGGGAAGGCGCTCAAGGCCGAGCTCACCCGCCAGCAGAAGCAGATCGAGCTGATCGCATCGGAGAATATCGTTTCGAAAGCCGTGCTCGAAGCGCAGGGATCGGTGCTGACCAACAAATATGCCGAAGGCTATCCGGGCCGCCGCTACTATCAGGGCTGCGCGCCCTCCGATTCCGTCGAAACGCTGGCGATCGAGCGGGCGAAAGAACTGTTCGGCTGCGGTTTTGCGAACGTCCAGCCGCATTCCGGGGCGCAGGCCAATGGCGCGGTGATGCTGGCGCTGACCAAGCCTGGCGACACGATCCTCGGCATGTCGCTCGACGCGGGCGGGCATTTGACGCACGGCGCGAAACCGGCCCAGTCGGGCAAATGGTTCAACGCGATCCAGTATGGCGTGCGCGAAGACGATCATCTGATCGATTACGACGAGGTCGAGGCGCTCGCCAAGGAACATCAGCCCAAGCTCATCATCGCGGGCGGGTCGGCCTATCCGCGGATCATCGATTTTGCGCGCTTCCGCGAGATTGCGGACATGGTCGGCGCCTATCTGATGGTCGACATGGCGCATTTCGCCGGGCTGGTCGCCGCCGGGGTTCACCCGACGCCGTTCGGCCATGCGCATGTCGTCACGACGACGACGCACAAGACGCTGCGCGGACCGCGCGGCGGCATGGTGCTCACCGACGACGAAGCCATCGCCAAGAAGATCAACTCGGCCGTCTTTCCAGGCCTCCAGGGCGGGCCGCTGATGCATGTGATCGCGGCCAAGGCCGTGGCGTTCGGCGAGGCGCTGCGCCCCGAGTTCAAGGGCTATGCGGCTGCAGTCGTCGAGAATGCGAAGGTCCTCGCCAGCCGGCTCAAGGAGCGCGGCGCCGATGTGGTCTCCGGCGGCACCGATACGCATCTCGCGCTGATCGATCTCCGCCCGCTCGGGGTGACCGGCCGCGATGCCGACGAGGCGCTTGAGCGCGCCGGCATCACCTGTAACAAGAATGGCGTCCCCTTCGATCCCCTGCCCCCGGCCAAGACCAGCGGCATCCGCGTTGGCTCCCCGGCGGGCACGACGCGCGGCTTCGGTCCCGCGGAATTCCGAGAGATCGGCGATATGGTCGCGGACGTGCTCGAAGCACTACGCGAGAAGGGAGAGGATGGCGATCCGGCGGTGGAAGCCGAAGTCCGCCAGCGCGTCGAAACGCTGTGCGACCGTTTTCCGATCTATCCCGAGCTTTAG
- the nrdR gene encoding transcriptional regulator NrdR, translating to MRCPFCAHDSSQVKDSRPTEDGATIRRRRQCESCAARFTTFERIQLRELTVIKSKDRREPFDRDKLHLSVSLACRKRGVEQEQIDQLVSGIQRQLETSGETEIESKRIGEMVMEGLQQLDSVAYIRFASVYKDFREAKDFEEFAGTVKDLFEE from the coding sequence ATGCGCTGTCCCTTCTGCGCCCATGATAGCAGCCAGGTAAAGGACAGCCGGCCCACCGAAGACGGGGCGACGATCCGGCGGCGGCGGCAATGCGAGAGCTGCGCGGCGCGGTTCACGACGTTCGAGCGGATCCAGCTGCGCGAGCTGACGGTCATCAAGAGCAAGGATCGCCGCGAGCCGTTCGACCGCGACAAGCTCCACCTTTCCGTATCGCTCGCCTGCCGCAAGCGGGGCGTCGAGCAGGAACAGATCGACCAGCTCGTCTCCGGAATCCAGCGTCAGCTCGAGACCAGCGGCGAGACCGAGATCGAGTCGAAACGGATCGGCGAGATGGTGATGGAAGGGCTGCAGCAGCTCGACAGCGTCGCCTATATCCGCTTCGCCAGCGTCTACAAGGATTTCCGCGAAGCCAAGGATTTCGAGGAGTTTGCCGGCACGGTGAAGGACCTGTTCGAGGAGTGA
- a CDS encoding RNA methyltransferase → MRSNAPPPRIVLVRPQLGENIGKAARAMLNFGLTDMAIVAPRDGWPNPDAFPAASGADSVLENAKVCESVAQAVADCSHVYATTVRKRGSSKPVLNPAETAANIRQLPAPSAILFGPERSGLDADDVALAGTIVTVPVNPDFSSLNLAQAVILMAYEWSKGAGLAIPTEKEPLPPAPQAELDALIAHLESALEPTGYFFPPDRTPTTKRNLRTMLTKPGWSAPDIQALRGIISALEKKR, encoded by the coding sequence ATGCGTTCAAACGCCCCGCCGCCCAGGATCGTCCTTGTCCGCCCGCAGCTCGGCGAGAATATCGGCAAGGCGGCGCGGGCGATGCTCAATTTCGGGCTGACCGACATGGCCATCGTCGCCCCGCGCGATGGCTGGCCCAATCCGGACGCGTTTCCGGCCGCCTCGGGCGCCGACAGCGTGCTCGAAAATGCGAAAGTTTGCGAAAGTGTCGCGCAGGCGGTGGCCGACTGTTCGCATGTCTACGCAACCACGGTCCGGAAGCGGGGTTCGAGCAAGCCGGTGCTGAATCCGGCCGAAACCGCCGCCAACATCCGCCAACTTCCGGCACCATCGGCGATCCTTTTCGGCCCGGAACGTTCCGGTCTCGATGCGGACGATGTCGCGCTCGCGGGCACGATCGTGACCGTTCCGGTGAACCCCGATTTCAGCTCGCTCAACCTCGCCCAGGCGGTCATTCTGATGGCCTATGAATGGTCGAAGGGCGCCGGTCTCGCCATCCCGACCGAGAAGGAACCGCTGCCGCCCGCGCCCCAGGCCGAACTCGACGCCCTGATCGCGCATCTCGAATCGGCCCTCGAACCGACCGGCTATTTCTTCCCGCCCGACCGTACGCCGACGACGAAGCGCAACCTCAGGACGATGCTGACCAAGCCGGGCTGGAGCGCGCCCGATATCCAGGCGCTGCGCGGGATCATCTCCGCACTCGAGAAGAAGCGCTAG
- a CDS encoding TetR/AcrR family transcriptional regulator — MPYSPEHKRETRARIVEAARILFNRYGFEDVTIDMVMRDAGLTRGGFYNHFDSKEALYAASVSSFLMGRGAEWRADAGVDPARPGPDMARQMIDGYLSAEHLGDLDGQCPMIALPSDIARANPQVRAAYQQLLTAMVGLFENGMSEKAGPKREAALSLAALCVGGMVLARTLPDSGLAEEVRLAAYRTAMEIAGRRIAAAGA; from the coding sequence ATGCCCTATAGTCCCGAACACAAGCGCGAAACGCGGGCGAGGATCGTCGAGGCGGCGCGCATCCTGTTCAACCGTTACGGCTTCGAGGATGTGACGATCGACATGGTGATGCGCGATGCCGGGCTGACGCGCGGCGGCTTTTACAATCATTTCGACAGCAAGGAGGCGCTGTACGCCGCTTCGGTGTCGAGCTTCCTGATGGGGCGGGGCGCCGAATGGCGCGCGGATGCCGGAGTCGATCCGGCGCGGCCGGGGCCGGACATGGCGCGGCAGATGATCGACGGTTATCTCTCGGCCGAACATCTGGGCGATCTCGACGGTCAATGCCCGATGATCGCGCTGCCGTCCGATATCGCCCGGGCCAATCCGCAGGTGCGCGCCGCCTATCAGCAGCTCCTCACGGCGATGGTGGGCCTGTTCGAGAACGGTATGTCGGAAAAGGCCGGACCGAAACGCGAGGCCGCGCTGTCGCTGGCGGCTTTGTGCGTGGGCGGCATGGTGCTGGCGCGGACCCTGCCCGATTCGGGTCTTGCCGAGGAAGTACGGCTGGCGGCGTACCGGACGGCGATGGAGATTGCCGGGCGGCGGATCGCGGCGGCCGGAGCGTGA
- a CDS encoding YciI family protein yields MPKFVFAYHTGPDFSPPADGPKHMEEWKAWMAGLGDQAVDPGLAVGPSKTVGPDGVADGGGPSPLAGYTVVQADDIDAAVEMARACPHIALGGTIEVAPDMELPM; encoded by the coding sequence ATGCCGAAATTCGTATTTGCCTATCATACCGGTCCCGACTTCAGCCCGCCCGCGGACGGCCCCAAGCATATGGAGGAATGGAAAGCCTGGATGGCGGGGCTCGGCGACCAGGCCGTCGATCCCGGCCTCGCCGTCGGCCCTTCCAAGACCGTGGGTCCGGACGGAGTCGCCGATGGCGGCGGACCGAGCCCGCTGGCCGGCTATACCGTCGTCCAGGCCGACGATATCGACGCCGCGGTCGAAATGGCGCGCGCCTGCCCGCATATCGCGCTTGGCGGTACGATCGAAGTCGCCCCGGACATGGAATTGCCGATGTAG
- a CDS encoding dihydrofolate reductase family protein, whose translation MRELAILTFLTLDGVMQAPSSPDEDGSGGFAQGGWAQDHWDEVMAQVAVEAMHEPYDLLLGRKTYDLFAPHWSAAPPEEGPAAMLNDAVKHVVTSRSDGLDWQNSRPLTGDVGAAVSRLKSEDGALIQVHGSWQLIQALLEHDLIDEYRLWTFPVVLGAGKRLFEDGAPRRKLALAKTAATPGGAVMRIYRRG comes from the coding sequence ATGCGTGAACTGGCCATACTCACCTTCCTGACGCTGGACGGCGTGATGCAGGCGCCGTCCAGCCCGGACGAGGACGGTTCCGGCGGCTTCGCGCAGGGCGGCTGGGCGCAGGACCATTGGGACGAGGTCATGGCGCAGGTCGCCGTGGAAGCGATGCACGAACCCTATGACCTGCTGCTCGGGCGCAAGACCTACGACCTGTTCGCCCCGCATTGGTCGGCCGCGCCGCCCGAGGAGGGGCCGGCGGCAATGCTGAACGATGCGGTCAAACATGTCGTCACATCGCGCTCCGACGGTCTCGACTGGCAGAATTCCCGGCCCCTGACCGGCGATGTCGGCGCGGCGGTGTCCCGCCTCAAATCGGAGGACGGCGCGCTGATCCAGGTGCATGGCAGCTGGCAACTGATCCAGGCACTGCTCGAACACGATCTGATCGACGAGTATCGGCTATGGACGTTTCCCGTGGTCCTGGGCGCCGGCAAACGCCTGTTCGAGGATGGAGCGCCGCGACGAAAACTGGCGCTCGCGAAAACGGCGGCGACGCCGGGCGGCGCCGTCATGCGGATCTATCGCCGCGGATGA
- a CDS encoding chorismate mutase has protein sequence MSTAKSVEDTVDPASCESMTEVREGVDAIDRALVALMARRFGYMEAAARIKPSRETVRDEQRKADVIANVKAHAAELGVPVPLAAALWEMLVESSIAYEFVRYDEMRG, from the coding sequence ATGAGTACAGCAAAATCCGTCGAAGACACGGTCGATCCCGCGTCTTGCGAATCCATGACAGAGGTGCGCGAGGGCGTCGATGCGATCGACCGCGCGCTCGTCGCGCTGATGGCGCGGCGATTCGGCTATATGGAGGCGGCCGCGCGCATCAAGCCAAGCCGCGAAACGGTGCGCGACGAGCAGCGCAAGGCCGATGTGATCGCCAATGTGAAAGCGCATGCGGCGGAACTCGGCGTGCCCGTGCCGCTCGCCGCCGCGCTGTGGGAGATGCTCGTCGAAAGCTCGATTGCCTATGAATTCGTGCGGTACGACGAGATGCGGGGGTAG
- a CDS encoding cupin domain-containing protein, translated as MHFTDFDPETFLRDHWQKKPLLIRDPWNAWRNPLDPDELAGLACEEAVESRLVAHAADTDGDRWAAEHGPFRENRFGELPPQRWTLLVQAVDHYVPEVAALIEPFRFIPDWRIDDVMASLAANGGGVGPHFDQYDVFLIQGLGKRRWQIGATCDDKSALLPHDDLRLLAQFEATEEWVLEPGDILYIPPGIAHNGVAVGDDCMTYSIGFRAPSRSQLIAHWADHVLAELTEDDRYTDPDLRLQGNPGEISAEAIAKLHAMVMERMGGRNAFARWFGEFSTSPKYPDIDWRPDAPMDAAEIRRRLEAGATLVRNPASRFSFVQKDAGGALLFVDGECFECSEESGAFVERLCAEDSVATEPSLIKSEPAMELIRTLVDRGSVTFETDD; from the coding sequence ATGCATTTCACGGATTTCGACCCCGAAACATTCCTGCGCGATCATTGGCAGAAAAAGCCGCTGCTGATCCGCGACCCCTGGAACGCGTGGCGGAACCCGCTCGACCCGGACGAGCTTGCGGGCCTGGCTTGCGAGGAGGCGGTGGAATCGCGGCTCGTCGCGCACGCGGCGGACACGGACGGCGACAGATGGGCGGCAGAGCACGGCCCCTTCCGCGAAAACCGCTTCGGCGAGCTGCCGCCGCAGCGATGGACGCTGCTCGTTCAGGCCGTCGACCATTATGTGCCGGAGGTCGCCGCGCTGATCGAGCCGTTCCGCTTCATCCCCGACTGGCGGATCGACGATGTCATGGCGAGCCTGGCCGCGAACGGGGGCGGTGTCGGCCCGCATTTCGACCAATATGACGTGTTCCTGATCCAGGGGCTCGGGAAGCGGCGCTGGCAGATCGGCGCCACGTGCGACGACAAAAGCGCGCTGCTGCCGCATGACGATCTGCGTTTGCTCGCGCAGTTCGAAGCGACGGAGGAATGGGTGCTGGAACCGGGCGATATTCTCTACATCCCCCCGGGCATCGCGCATAATGGCGTCGCGGTCGGCGACGATTGCATGACCTATTCGATCGGATTCCGGGCGCCGTCGCGATCCCAACTGATCGCGCACTGGGCGGACCATGTGCTGGCGGAGCTGACCGAAGACGATCGCTACACGGATCCCGATCTCCGGCTTCAGGGCAATCCCGGCGAAATTTCAGCCGAAGCCATCGCGAAACTGCACGCCATGGTCATGGAAAGAATGGGCGGCCGGAACGCTTTCGCGCGCTGGTTCGGCGAATTCAGCACGTCGCCCAAATATCCCGATATCGACTGGCGGCCCGATGCGCCGATGGACGCAGCGGAAATCCGCCGGCGGTTGGAAGCAGGCGCGACGCTCGTCCGCAACCCGGCGAGCCGCTTTTCGTTCGTGCAGAAGGATGCGGGAGGCGCGCTGCTGTTCGTCGACGGGGAATGTTTCGAATGTAGCGAAGAAAGCGGCGCGTTTGTCGAACGGCTTTGTGCGGAAGACAGCGTTGCAACGGAGCCGAGCCTGATAAAATCGGAGCCGGCGATGGAATTGATCAGGACGCTGGTCGATCGGGGCAGCGTGACGTTCGAGACCGACGATTGA
- a CDS encoding NAD(P)/FAD-dependent oxidoreductase, with translation MAGGDGRDGRAAMNAGYDAIILGAGAAGLFCAALAGQRGRRVLLIERANAPGKKILISGGGRCNFTNIHTAPDRYLSANPHFAKSALSRYGAEDFIALVERHGIAWHEKTLGQLFCDGSARQIVDMLLDEGAKGGVELALGREIADVAHADGRFRVTHGDRTDEAPALVIATGGPSIPKMGATGFAYDLARRFGLKVVEPRPALVPLTLGGGDVLFRELSGVAADIVARCGKTEFREAALFTHRGLSGPAILQISSYWRHGDEVGIDFLPERDSGWLPGAKRAHPRGTVRAVLRDALPDRLATTLAERLALDGDLGNLPDKALDRAENQLADWRFRPNGTEGFAKAEVTIGGIATDGLSSKTMEAKTVPGLYAIGEAVDVTGWLGGYNFQWAWASGWAAAQAL, from the coding sequence ATGGCGGGAGGCGACGGCCGCGACGGGCGCGCGGCGATGAACGCCGGCTATGATGCGATCATCCTCGGCGCGGGCGCGGCCGGGCTGTTCTGCGCGGCGCTCGCGGGCCAGCGGGGGCGGCGGGTATTGCTGATCGAGCGGGCGAATGCGCCGGGCAAGAAGATCCTGATCTCGGGGGGCGGGCGCTGCAACTTCACCAATATCCATACCGCGCCCGACCGCTATCTCTCGGCCAATCCGCATTTCGCCAAGTCCGCGCTCAGCCGATACGGCGCGGAGGATTTCATCGCGCTCGTCGAACGCCATGGCATCGCCTGGCACGAAAAGACGCTCGGCCAGCTATTTTGCGACGGGTCCGCGCGGCAGATCGTCGATATGCTGCTCGACGAAGGAGCCAAGGGCGGCGTCGAATTGGCGCTCGGCAGGGAGATCGCCGATGTCGCGCATGCGGACGGCCGGTTCCGGGTGACGCATGGCGACCGCACGGACGAGGCGCCCGCGCTGGTGATCGCCACGGGCGGGCCTTCGATTCCCAAGATGGGCGCGACCGGCTTCGCCTATGATCTGGCCCGCCGGTTCGGGTTGAAGGTCGTCGAACCGCGCCCCGCGCTCGTCCCGCTGACATTGGGCGGCGGGGATGTGCTGTTCCGCGAACTCTCGGGCGTCGCCGCCGATATCGTCGCGCGCTGCGGCAAGACCGAATTTCGCGAGGCGGCGCTGTTCACCCATCGGGGTCTGTCCGGCCCGGCCATCCTGCAGATATCCTCCTATTGGCGGCATGGCGACGAGGTCGGGATCGACTTTCTGCCGGAGCGGGACAGCGGCTGGCTGCCCGGCGCCAAGCGCGCTCATCCGCGTGGCACGGTGCGGGCCGTGCTGCGCGATGCGCTCCCCGACCGGCTCGCCACGACGCTGGCCGAACGGCTGGCGCTGGACGGCGATCTCGGCAACCTGCCGGACAAGGCGCTGGACCGGGCCGAGAACCAGCTCGCCGACTGGCGCTTCCGGCCCAATGGCACCGAGGGTTTCGCCAAGGCCGAGGTCACGATCGGCGGGATCGCCACGGACGGGCTGTCGTCGAAGACCATGGAGGCGAAAACCGTGCCGGGCCTCTACGCCATCGGCGAGGCCGTCGATGTGACGGGCTGGCTCGGCGGCTATAATTTCCAATGGGCCTGGGCAAGCGGATGGGCGGCGGCGCAGGCGCTTTAA
- a CDS encoding rRNA large subunit pseudouridine synthase E: MARLILFNKPFGVLSQFTDSGSPTARPTLSAFIDVPGVYPAGRLDRDSEGLLLLTDDGRLQARIADPKFKMAKTYLVQVEGEPDDAALDRLRRGVELKDGPTRPAGAERIADPDLWPRDPPIRVRKSIPDSWLKLTIREGRNRQIRRMTAAVGFPTLRLVRWSIGEWTVDGLAPGEWREATAATGARR, from the coding sequence ATGGCGCGGCTGATCCTGTTCAACAAACCCTTTGGTGTGCTCTCGCAATTCACCGATAGCGGGTCGCCGACGGCGCGCCCGACGCTGTCGGCCTTTATCGACGTGCCGGGCGTCTATCCGGCCGGACGGCTGGACCGGGATAGCGAGGGGCTGTTGCTGCTGACCGATGACGGCCGGCTCCAGGCGCGGATCGCCGATCCGAAGTTCAAGATGGCGAAAACCTATCTTGTGCAGGTGGAGGGCGAACCCGATGACGCAGCGCTGGACCGGTTGCGGCGCGGCGTGGAACTGAAGGACGGCCCGACCCGCCCGGCCGGGGCGGAACGCATTGCCGATCCCGATCTGTGGCCCCGCGATCCGCCGATCCGGGTGCGCAAGTCGATTCCAGACAGCTGGCTCAAGCTCACGATCCGCGAGGGCCGCAACCGCCAGATACGGCGGATGACGGCGGCGGTCGGCTTTCCGACCCTGCGGCTCGTGCGCTGGAGCATCGGCGAGTGGACGGTCGACGGCTTAGCGCCCGGAGAATGGCGGGAGGCGACGGCCGCGACGGGCGCGCGGCGATGA
- a CDS encoding helix-turn-helix domain-containing protein, whose protein sequence is MKALDIAEVAKRSGVPASTLRYYEERGLIESIGRRGLRRLFEPGVLQRLALIALGRAAGFSLEEIAQMFAPDGRPRIDRDALAAKADELDATIRRLGAMRDGLRHAAACPAPSHMECPNFRRLLGAAASGAIRAPEKRGP, encoded by the coding sequence GTGAAGGCACTGGACATAGCGGAGGTGGCGAAACGGTCCGGCGTGCCGGCCTCGACCCTGCGCTATTATGAGGAGCGCGGGCTGATCGAATCGATCGGCAGGCGCGGTCTGCGCCGCCTGTTCGAGCCCGGCGTGCTGCAGCGGCTGGCGCTGATCGCGCTCGGCCGGGCCGCCGGTTTCTCGCTCGAGGAGATCGCGCAGATGTTCGCGCCCGACGGGCGGCCGCGCATCGACCGGGATGCGCTGGCGGCGAAGGCGGACGAGCTCGACGCGACGATCCGCCGGCTGGGCGCGATGCGGGACGGCCTGCGCCACGCCGCGGCTTGCCCGGCGCCCAGCCATATGGAATGCCCGAATTTCCGCCGATTGCTGGGCGCCGCCGCGTCCGGCGCGATCCGCGCACCGGAAAAGCGTGGGCCCTGA
- a CDS encoding class I SAM-dependent methyltransferase: protein MMNAANPIDNTPTAVWNGAAGEAWVDAQALMDGMFAPIEALLVETVSADPARNVLDVGCGTGGTTLAMARAIGAQGRCTGIDISEPMIAAARARADTEAVPADFICADAQTHPFEPGRFDRVVSRFGVMFFDDFTRAFANLRRAATDDARMRLIAWRSPEENPFMTAAERAAAPLLPDLPPRNPDEPGQFAFADRDRPHRFLKEAGWTGIDITPIDFRCTFPEPALERYLARLGPVGRVLAGTDEATRAKVVAAVRPAFDPYVAESEVRFTAACWMIDARAPAA from the coding sequence ATGATGAACGCTGCAAACCCGATCGACAATACCCCGACGGCCGTGTGGAATGGCGCCGCCGGAGAGGCCTGGGTCGACGCCCAGGCCCTGATGGACGGAATGTTCGCGCCGATCGAGGCGCTGCTCGTGGAGACGGTTTCGGCCGACCCGGCGCGGAACGTTCTGGATGTCGGCTGCGGCACGGGCGGCACGACGCTCGCCATGGCGCGCGCCATCGGTGCCCAGGGCCGCTGCACCGGTATCGATATCTCCGAGCCGATGATCGCCGCCGCCCGGGCCCGGGCCGATACGGAAGCCGTTCCGGCGGACTTCATCTGTGCCGACGCGCAAACTCACCCCTTCGAACCCGGCCGGTTCGACCGGGTCGTGTCGCGATTCGGCGTCATGTTCTTCGACGATTTCACGCGCGCGTTCGCCAATCTGCGACGGGCGGCCACGGACGACGCCCGGATGCGCCTGATCGCCTGGCGCAGTCCCGAGGAAAATCCTTTCATGACCGCCGCGGAAAGGGCGGCCGCCCCCCTGCTCCCCGATCTGCCGCCCCGCAATCCCGACGAACCCGGCCAGTTCGCTTTTGCCGACCGGGACCGGCCGCATCGCTTCTTGAAGGAAGCCGGCTGGACCGGGATCGATATCACGCCGATCGATTTCCGCTGCACCTTTCCCGAACCGGCGCTCGAACGGTATCTCGCCCGGCTCGGTCCGGTCGGCCGGGTCCTCGCCGGCACGGACGAAGCGACGCGAGCGAAGGTCGTTGCGGCGGTTCGCCCGGCCTTCGATCCCTATGTCGCGGAATCCGAGGTCCGGTTCACCGCCGCCTGCTGGATGATCGACGCGCGGGCGCCGGCGGCCTGA
- a CDS encoding helix-turn-helix domain-containing protein gives MVEMLSRPLLTTQEIATLLKVREPTVRGWIHDGGLRAIKLSREFRVVAKDLEAFLNARATQPSPTDRRPR, from the coding sequence ATGGTTGAGATGCTGAGCAGGCCGTTATTGACCACGCAGGAAATCGCGACGCTGCTGAAGGTGCGCGAGCCCACCGTGCGGGGCTGGATACATGATGGCGGCTTGCGCGCGATCAAGCTCAGCCGCGAATTCCGCGTGGTAGCAAAGGACCTGGAAGCATTTCTGAATGCCCGAGCCACTCAACCAAGCCCGACCGATCGCCGACCGCGATAA
- a CDS encoding cation:proton antiporter, producing the protein MHPEIPYLREIIIFLVAAGLVVPLVRRAGISPVLGFLFVGLIIGPYGAGRLAGDTPILEFLVISDIEGVSRVAELGVIFLLFTIGLELSVAQLWGMRRLVFGLGAAQVIISAIFIGVIAYIFGNSLVAATIFGLCLALSSTALVMQLLTETRRLSAPAGRSSFGILLLQDLAVVPILFFVGVAGATVQGSLALAAFWAIGEAILVIGAIFVIGRIIVRPLLKFVGGTGSREVFMAAVVLLVLATAALTAEAGLSMALGAFLAGLLFAGTEYRHQIASDIEPFKGLLLGLFFISVGMSLDILAVWDNIGWVLLSVVGLLILKGAIIYTLARIWRLPRDVAAETAVLMSQGGEFAFVVIAAALSYTLLDPAIAQFMLLVVIVTMFLTPLLAAAGRRLGKAIRERDAGLAADDQPMEDGHPVIIGGFGRVGKMLAQLLEEQRVPYVAIDSDPELVARERADGACVFFGDASRPDLLEHLGIERASAFATTMDEPGSAAHVIKAVHTAWPHVPIMSRARDASHARQLQKQGAASAVPETVEASLELCEQVLTGIGFPDDAARTIVDERRGLMIIGDGQ; encoded by the coding sequence GTGCACCCTGAAATCCCGTATCTTCGGGAAATCATCATCTTCCTCGTCGCCGCCGGGCTTGTCGTTCCGCTGGTCCGGCGCGCCGGGATCAGCCCGGTGCTGGGATTCCTGTTCGTCGGCCTGATCATCGGCCCCTATGGCGCCGGACGGCTGGCCGGCGACACGCCGATCCTCGAATTCCTCGTCATTTCGGATATCGAGGGGGTGAGCCGGGTCGCCGAGCTCGGCGTCATATTCCTGCTCTTCACGATCGGGCTCGAACTGTCGGTCGCGCAGCTATGGGGGATGCGCCGGCTCGTCTTCGGCCTCGGCGCCGCGCAGGTGATCATCAGTGCGATCTTTATCGGCGTCATCGCCTATATATTCGGAAATTCGCTGGTCGCGGCGACGATCTTCGGCCTCTGCCTCGCCTTGTCCTCGACCGCGCTCGTCATGCAATTGCTGACCGAGACGCGCCGGCTCAGCGCCCCGGCCGGGCGCTCCAGCTTCGGCATATTGCTGCTGCAGGACCTCGCCGTCGTGCCGATCCTCTTCTTCGTCGGCGTCGCCGGGGCGACGGTCCAGGGCTCGCTCGCGCTCGCCGCCTTCTGGGCGATCGGCGAGGCGATCCTCGTCATCGGCGCGATCTTCGTGATCGGGCGGATCATCGTCCGGCCGCTGCTGAAGTTCGTCGGCGGAACGGGCAGCCGCGAGGTGTTCATGGCGGCGGTCGTGCTGCTCGTCCTCGCCACCGCGGCGCTGACCGCCGAAGCCGGGCTCTCCATGGCGCTCGGCGCCTTCCTCGCGGGCCTGCTGTTCGCCGGAACCGAATATCGTCACCAGATCGCCAGCGATATCGAACCGTTCAAGGGGTTGCTGCTCGGCCTGTTCTTCATCTCGGTCGGCATGAGCCTAGATATCCTCGCGGTGTGGGACAATATCGGCTGGGTGTTGCTGTCGGTCGTCGGACTGCTGATCCTGAAGGGCGCGATCATCTACACGCTCGCCCGGATCTGGCGCCTGCCCAGGGACGTCGCCGCCGAAACCGCGGTGCTGATGAGCCAGGGCGGCGAATTCGCCTTCGTCGTTATCGCGGCGGCGCTCTCCTACACCCTGCTCGATCCCGCGATCGCGCAGTTCATGCTGCTGGTCGTCATCGTCACCATGTTCCTGACCCCGCTGCTTGCCGCCGCGGGGCGGCGCCTGGGCAAGGCCATACGCGAACGCGATGCGGGCCTCGCGGCCGACGACCAGCCGATGGAGGACGGGCACCCGGTCATCATCGGCGGCTTCGGCCGGGTCGGAAAGATGCTCGCGCAGCTGCTGGAGGAGCAGCGCGTCCCCTATGTCGCGATCGACAGCGATCCGGAACTCGTCGCGCGCGAACGGGCCGACGGAGCCTGCGTGTTCTTCGGCGATGCGAGCCGGCCGGACCTGCTCGAGCATCTGGGGATCGAGCGGGCATCGGCCTTCGCGACGACGATGGACGAGCCGGGTTCGGCCGCCCATGTCATCAAGGCCGTGCACACGGCATGGCCGCATGTGCCGATCATGTCGCGCGCCCGCGACGCGAGCCATGCGCGCCAGCTGCAGAAACAGGGCGCCGCGAGCGCCGTCCCCGAAACGGTCGAGGCCAGTCTCGAACTGTGCGAGCAGGTGCTGACGGGCATCGGCTTCCCCGACGACGCGGCGCGCACGATCGTCGACGAGCGGCGCGGCCTGATGATTATCGGCGACGGCCAATGA